One window of Bactrocera tryoni isolate S06 chromosome 2, CSIRO_BtryS06_freeze2, whole genome shotgun sequence genomic DNA carries:
- the LOC120769796 gene encoding tauPI-stichotoxin-Hcr2c, with product MELRRFVLLGILLLFVSAVAARTRGRPNICLQPPPRSEGVCTIEIEGFYFDSRTNDCQMYVLGGCHTIPGQSFGSRQDCIDTCVHMTRRLQDLRYNE from the exons ATGGAACTGCGTCGCTTTGTTTTGCTTGgcattttgctgttgtttgtgaGCGCTGTGGCGGCTAGAACGCGCGGACGACCAA ACATTTGCCTGCAGCCGCCGCCAAGGTCGGAAGGTGTTTGCACCATCGAAATCGAAGGTTTCTACTTTGACTCGCGCACCAACGACTGTCAAATGTATGTGCTGGGCGGCTGTCACACCATACCGGGGCAGAGCTTCGGCTCGCGACAGGATTGCATAGACACATGTGTGCATATGACAAGACGTCTACAGGATTTGCGCTACAATGAGTGA